A single region of the Brachypodium distachyon strain Bd21 chromosome 3, Brachypodium_distachyon_v3.0, whole genome shotgun sequence genome encodes:
- the LOC100829618 gene encoding probable plastid-lipid-associated protein 10, chloroplastic isoform X2 — protein sequence MALAAAPLRRFQTTPPRPQPFSAPQRHARLRPRHLQRSPPPILTAAAVAPLTAADTEERKHELLRAVQETGRGSAAGPDQRAAIEEAIVCMEELGAGEGTPLDLAALDGTWRLCYTSASDVLVLFEAADRLPLLQIGQIYQKFECKDRSDGGVVRNVVRWSIENLLEEQEGATLMVSAKFDVLSKRNIFLQFEEVAVENIKISEQLQALIAPAILPRSFFSLQILQFLKTFRAQVPVNGPERVQTRTFPSFQVRV from the exons atggcgctcgccgccgctcccctccGCCGGTTCCAGACCACTCCTCCACGACCACAGCCGTTTTCGGCTCCTCAGAGACacgcccgcctccgcccgcgGCACCTACAGCGGAGccctcctccaatcctcaccGCCGCGGCCGTTGCCCCGCTCACCGCA GCGGACACGGAGGAGCGGAAGCACGAGCTACTGCGCGCGGTGCAGGAGACGGGGCGCGGCTCCGCGGCCGGCCCCGACCAGCGCGCGGCCATCGAGGAGGCCATC GTGTGCATGGAAGAGCTCGGCGCCGGGGAGGGGACGCCGCTGGACCTCGCGGCGCTCGACGGGACCTGGAGGCTGTGCTACACGTCGGCGTCGGACGTGCTCGTGCTGTTCGAGGCGGCCGACAGGCTCCCTCTCCTGCAG ATTGGGCAAATATACCAGAAATTCGAATGCAAGGATAGGTCGGATGGTGGAGTTGTGCGGAATGTTGTGCGGTGGAGCATTGAGAACTTGCTGGAG GAGCAAGAAGGTGCAACATTGATGGTTTCTGCAAAATTTGATGTTCTGTCTAAGCGCAACATATTTCTTCAGTTCGAGGAG GTTGCTGTAGAAAACATCAAGATTAGCGAGCAGCTACAAGCACTAATAGCTCCTGCTATACTTCCTCGGTCATTTTTTAGTCTTCAG ATATTGCAGTTCCTTAAAACTTTTCGAGCTCAAGTTCCTGTCAACGGCCCTGAAAG AGTGCAGACAAGGACGTTTCCCTCCTTCCAGGTTCGCGTCTGA
- the LOC100829618 gene encoding probable plastid-lipid-associated protein 10, chloroplastic isoform X1 produces the protein MALAAAPLRRFQTTPPRPQPFSAPQRHARLRPRHLQRSPPPILTAAAVAPLTAADTEERKHELLRAVQETGRGSAAGPDQRAAIEEAIVCMEELGAGEGTPLDLAALDGTWRLCYTSASDVLVLFEAADRLPLLQIGQIYQKFECKDRSDGGVVRNVVRWSIENLLEEQEGATLMVSAKFDVLSKRNIFLQFEEVAVENIKISEQLQALIAPAILPRSFFSLQILQFLKTFRAQVPVNGPERRSPGGLYYLSYLDRDMLLGRSVGGGGVFVFTRAQPLL, from the exons atggcgctcgccgccgctcccctccGCCGGTTCCAGACCACTCCTCCACGACCACAGCCGTTTTCGGCTCCTCAGAGACacgcccgcctccgcccgcgGCACCTACAGCGGAGccctcctccaatcctcaccGCCGCGGCCGTTGCCCCGCTCACCGCA GCGGACACGGAGGAGCGGAAGCACGAGCTACTGCGCGCGGTGCAGGAGACGGGGCGCGGCTCCGCGGCCGGCCCCGACCAGCGCGCGGCCATCGAGGAGGCCATC GTGTGCATGGAAGAGCTCGGCGCCGGGGAGGGGACGCCGCTGGACCTCGCGGCGCTCGACGGGACCTGGAGGCTGTGCTACACGTCGGCGTCGGACGTGCTCGTGCTGTTCGAGGCGGCCGACAGGCTCCCTCTCCTGCAG ATTGGGCAAATATACCAGAAATTCGAATGCAAGGATAGGTCGGATGGTGGAGTTGTGCGGAATGTTGTGCGGTGGAGCATTGAGAACTTGCTGGAG GAGCAAGAAGGTGCAACATTGATGGTTTCTGCAAAATTTGATGTTCTGTCTAAGCGCAACATATTTCTTCAGTTCGAGGAG GTTGCTGTAGAAAACATCAAGATTAGCGAGCAGCTACAAGCACTAATAGCTCCTGCTATACTTCCTCGGTCATTTTTTAGTCTTCAG ATATTGCAGTTCCTTAAAACTTTTCGAGCTCAAGTTCCTGTCAACGGCCCTGAAAG ACGATCACCTGGAGGATTATACTATCTTTCTTACCTTGACCGTGATATGCTCCTGGGGCGATcagttggtggtggtggggttTTTGTTTTCACAAGAGCCCAGCCTCTTTTATGA
- the LOC100837090 gene encoding uncharacterized protein LOC100837090, producing the protein MEVLGKSVIAEPSNVIFMSTILNTEGPIPSHKCDKRCQNEHIFGNMYRCKLTGMTHICDKNCNQRILYDNHSSLCRVSGQLFALSPLELQAVRGIRRKHEVDSHEGCSSFKRRRGAQLHPSPFERSYSVASPIPSQAGDGMDLS; encoded by the coding sequence ATGGAGGTACTTGGCAAATCTGTGATTGCTGAGCCCAGCAATGTGATTTTCATGTCCACTATTCTTAACACAGAAGGGCCAATCCCCAGTCACAAGTGTGACAAGAGGTGCCAGAATGAGCACATCTTTGGAAACATGTACCGTTGCAAACTGACTGGAATGACACACATTTGTGACAAAAACTGTAACCAGAGGATCCTCTACGACAACCACAGCTCGCTCTGCCGAGTGAGCGGGCAGTTGTTCGCACTCTCGCCACTGGAGTTGCAGGCAGTGAGGGGGATCCGTAGGAAGCATGAAGTTGACAGCCATGAAGGGTGCTCTTCTTTTAAGCGCAGGCGTGGTGCACAGCTGCATCCTTCCCCTTTTGAGAGATCCTACTCCGTCGCATCTCCGATACCGAGCCAAGCTGGAGATGGCATGGACCTGAGCTAG
- the LOC100829925 gene encoding uncharacterized protein LOC100829925 isoform X1, whose product MLRLSTTLSLLSLASLSPHHPRRLVRLRALAPAASSSPSARSLCLLEWGKVCRAVASFAGTAHGREATEKQLWGVEDVSYERSRRLLQETEAAVRLLGTSGGSFDFSGLDTVTVEAAIQCVSGGSVIKGQEAMAVVSLMLFVESLQVTIRAAMRQDEESHNLLMPLTETILEAVVNKSLVKSIQDIIDDDGSVKDTASPELRRYREQVQSLESRLCQLMDRLIRNSDSEASLSEVSIVNGRCCIKVTGDKSLSFDGLLLSSGSDAGSMIEPIVAVPLNDELQGARALVARAELDALSKLTDKILLELDNIQILLQETITLDKVTARAKYSIAYDGTLPDLYLPKFEHETVNTATDWPVSATSSAQLPKKPWKVFIPNAFHPLLLQQHQENLRRIKKDVASATAEIRRRRIYGQDIAEEDQLASDLDSMKNRVSKLERNHPIPVDFMIGEETTVLVITGPNTGGKTISLKTVGLASLMAKIGLYILASEPVKIPWFDAVYADIGDEQSLTQSLSTFSGHLKQIGAIRAQSTSQSLVLLDEVGAGTNPLEGAALGMSLLESFAEAGSFLTLATTHHGELKTLKYSNDSFENACVEFDEENLKPTFRILWGIPGRSNAINIAERLGLPLDIIESARHLLGTAGAEINALIMDMEKFKQEYDEQLQQAQHYLMQSRELHNNLEVAQKNVMDHTIAQRKRKSRVVSEYAVMARSIIHKKFQQFRESAIAQRVLEEERAVEKAKSERVKGPEPSSTSAIKMAQNTNSSMATEANDEDGGIPEVGDLVYVPKLKNQATVVKIDSSKNEVQIQAGMMKLKLKLKDVVIQKRRISR is encoded by the exons ATGCTTCGCCTCTCCaccactctctctctcctctcgcTCGCTTCCCTTTCCCCGCaccacccgcgccgcctcgtccGGCTGCGCGCCCtcgcgccggcggcctcctcctcgccctccgCCCGCAGCCTCTGCCTCCTCGAATGGGGCAAGGTCTGCCGCGCAGTCGCCTCGTTCGCCGGCACCGCGCACGGTCGCGAAGCAACCGAG AAGCAGTTGTGGGGGGTGGAGGACGTGAGCTATGAGCGGAGCCGGAGGCTGCTACAGGAGACCGAGGCAGCCGTACGGCTGCTTGGCACCTCCGGTGGGTCATTCGATTTCTCCGGGCTGGACACCGTCACG GTAGAGGCAGCAATACAATGTGTCTCTGGCGGTTCCGTGATAAAAGGCCAGGAAGCTATGGCGGTTGTTAGCCTGATGCTGTTTGTTGAATCCTTGCAAGTTACTATTAGAGCTGCTATGAGGCAAGATGAAGAGTCGCATAATCTATTAATGCCCCTTACAGAAACT ATTCTAGAGGCCGTTGTTAATAAGTCACTAGTGAAGTCTATACAAGATATCATAGATGATGATGGTTCCGTAAAAGACACTGCA AGCCCTGAGCTAAGACGATATCGAGAGCAAGTTCAGTCCCTAGAGAGCAGG TTATGTCAGCTTATGGACAGGCTGATACGGAATTCTGACAGTGAAGCTTCCTTGTCG GAAGTAAGCATTGTAAACGGAAGATGCTGCATTAAAGTAACTGGGGATAAGTCTCTGAGTTTTGATGGACTACTACTCTCCAG TGGTTCAGATGCTGGAAGTATGATAGAACCAATTGTTGCTGTTCCACTGAACGATGAGCTGCAGGGGGCAAGAGCGCTAGTGGCTAGAGCTGAACTTGATGCTTTATCAAAACTGACCGACAAG ATTCTTCTTGAGCTTGATAATATTCAGATTCTGCTGCAGGAAACAATCACGCTCGATAAG GTCACGGCTCGTGCAAAATACAGTATAGCATATGATGGTACACTTCCTGACCTGtatttgccaaaatttgaGCATGAAACTGTCAATACTGCTACAGATTGGCCTGTCAGTGCAACTTCCTCTGCTCAACTCCCTAAGAAGCCATGGAAAGTGTTCATTCCAAATGCATTCCACCCACTATTGCTCCAGCAGCACCAGGAAAATTTGCGTCGTATCAAAAAGGATGTTGCAAGTGCCACAGCA GAGattcggaggaggaggatatACGGACAAGATATTGCAGAGGAAGATCAACTGGCGTCAGACCTTGATTCTATGAAAAATAGG GTTTCCAAGCTGGAGAGGAACCATCCGATACCGGTAGATTTTATGATTGGTGAAGAAACTACTGTTTTGGTCATAACTGGCCCAAATACAGGAGGAAAAACAATCAGCTTGAAGACGGTTGGTCTGGCATCTTTAATGGCCAAGATAG GTCTATACATTCTAGCTTCTGAACCAGTTAAAATTCCATGGTTCGATGCGGTTTATGCTGACATTGGAGATGAGCAATCGCTGACTCAATCGCTCTCTACATTTTCTGGGCATCTGAAGCAGATTGGG GCTATTCGTGCTCAGTCAACATCACAATCCTTGGTCCTTTTGGATGAG GTTGGTGCGGGGACAAATCCACTTGAAGGAGCTGCTTTGGGGATGTCTCTCTTGGAGTCTTTTGCTGAAGCTGGTTCCTTTCTGACTCTAGCTACAACCCACCATGGAGAACTTAAAACACTAAAATACAG CAATGATTCATTTGAGAATGCATGCGTGGAATTTGATGAAGAAAATCTGAAGCCCACATTCAGGATACTTTGGGGAATACCAG GCCGTTCCAATGCAATCAACATTGCTGAAAGACTAGGTTTGCCCTTGGATATAATAGAAAGTGCTCGGCACTTACTTGGAACAGCTGGTGCAGAGATAAATGCG TTGATCATGGACATGGAAAAATTTAAACAAGAATACGATGAACAGCTTCAGCAGGCCCAACATTATCTTAT GCAGTCCAGGGAGCTTCATAATAACTTGGAAGTGGCGCAGAAGAATGTTATGGATCACACTATTGCTCAGCGGAAAAGAAAGTCAAGAGTAGTTTCGGAGTATGCTGTTATGGCTCGTTCGATCATTCATAAGAAGTTTCAGCAGTTCAGGGAATCTGCAATAGCTCAAAGAGTACTAGAAGAAGAGAGGGCTGTGGAGAAGGCCAAATCTGAGAGGGTCAAGGGCCCAGAGCCGTCAAGTACTTCTGCCATTAAAATGGCACAGAACACAAATAGCAGCATGGCCACAGAAGCTAATG ATGAAGATGGTGGGATTCCAGAAGTTGGAGATTTAGTTTATGTTCCTAAGCTCAAGAATCAGGCCACTGTAGTAAAAATAGATTCGTCCAAAAATGAAGTTCAAATCCAAGCTGGCATGATGAAGCTCAAACTAAAGTTGAAAGATGTCGTGATCCAGAAACGGAGGATATCCAGATAG
- the LOC100829925 gene encoding uncharacterized protein LOC100829925 isoform X2, producing MLRLSTTLSLLSLASLSPHHPRRLVRLRALAPAASSSPSARSLCLLEWGKVCRAVASFAGTAHGREATEKQLWGVEDVSYERSRRLLQETEAAVRLLGTSGGSFDFSGLDTVTVEAAIQCVSGGSVIKGQEAMAVVSLMLFVESLQVTIRAAMRQDEESHNLLMPLTETILEAVVNKSLVKSIQDIIDDDGSVKDTASPELRRYREQVQSLESRLCQLMDRLIRNSDSEASLSEVSIVNGRCCIKVTGDKSLSFDGLLLSSGSDAGSMIEPIVAVPLNDELQGARALVARAELDALSKLTDKILLELDNIQILLQETITLDKVTARAKYSIAYDGTLPDLYLPKFEHETVNTATDWPVSATSSAQLPKKPWKVFIPNAFHPLLLQQHQENLRRIKKDVASATAEIRRRRIYGQDIAEEDQLASDLDSMKNRVSKLERNHPIPVDFMIGEETTVLVITGPNTGGKTISLKTVGLASLMAKIGLYILASEPVKIPWFDAVYADIGDEQSLTQSLSTFSGHLKQIGAIRAQSTSQSLVLLDEVGAGTNPLEGAALGMSLLESFAEAGSFLTLATTHHGELKTLKYSNDSFENACVEFDEENLKPTFRILWGIPGRSNAINIAERLGLPLDIIESARHLLGTAGAEINALIMDMEKFKQEYDEQLQQAQHYLIPGSFIITWKWRRRMLWITLLLSGKESQE from the exons ATGCTTCGCCTCTCCaccactctctctctcctctcgcTCGCTTCCCTTTCCCCGCaccacccgcgccgcctcgtccGGCTGCGCGCCCtcgcgccggcggcctcctcctcgccctccgCCCGCAGCCTCTGCCTCCTCGAATGGGGCAAGGTCTGCCGCGCAGTCGCCTCGTTCGCCGGCACCGCGCACGGTCGCGAAGCAACCGAG AAGCAGTTGTGGGGGGTGGAGGACGTGAGCTATGAGCGGAGCCGGAGGCTGCTACAGGAGACCGAGGCAGCCGTACGGCTGCTTGGCACCTCCGGTGGGTCATTCGATTTCTCCGGGCTGGACACCGTCACG GTAGAGGCAGCAATACAATGTGTCTCTGGCGGTTCCGTGATAAAAGGCCAGGAAGCTATGGCGGTTGTTAGCCTGATGCTGTTTGTTGAATCCTTGCAAGTTACTATTAGAGCTGCTATGAGGCAAGATGAAGAGTCGCATAATCTATTAATGCCCCTTACAGAAACT ATTCTAGAGGCCGTTGTTAATAAGTCACTAGTGAAGTCTATACAAGATATCATAGATGATGATGGTTCCGTAAAAGACACTGCA AGCCCTGAGCTAAGACGATATCGAGAGCAAGTTCAGTCCCTAGAGAGCAGG TTATGTCAGCTTATGGACAGGCTGATACGGAATTCTGACAGTGAAGCTTCCTTGTCG GAAGTAAGCATTGTAAACGGAAGATGCTGCATTAAAGTAACTGGGGATAAGTCTCTGAGTTTTGATGGACTACTACTCTCCAG TGGTTCAGATGCTGGAAGTATGATAGAACCAATTGTTGCTGTTCCACTGAACGATGAGCTGCAGGGGGCAAGAGCGCTAGTGGCTAGAGCTGAACTTGATGCTTTATCAAAACTGACCGACAAG ATTCTTCTTGAGCTTGATAATATTCAGATTCTGCTGCAGGAAACAATCACGCTCGATAAG GTCACGGCTCGTGCAAAATACAGTATAGCATATGATGGTACACTTCCTGACCTGtatttgccaaaatttgaGCATGAAACTGTCAATACTGCTACAGATTGGCCTGTCAGTGCAACTTCCTCTGCTCAACTCCCTAAGAAGCCATGGAAAGTGTTCATTCCAAATGCATTCCACCCACTATTGCTCCAGCAGCACCAGGAAAATTTGCGTCGTATCAAAAAGGATGTTGCAAGTGCCACAGCA GAGattcggaggaggaggatatACGGACAAGATATTGCAGAGGAAGATCAACTGGCGTCAGACCTTGATTCTATGAAAAATAGG GTTTCCAAGCTGGAGAGGAACCATCCGATACCGGTAGATTTTATGATTGGTGAAGAAACTACTGTTTTGGTCATAACTGGCCCAAATACAGGAGGAAAAACAATCAGCTTGAAGACGGTTGGTCTGGCATCTTTAATGGCCAAGATAG GTCTATACATTCTAGCTTCTGAACCAGTTAAAATTCCATGGTTCGATGCGGTTTATGCTGACATTGGAGATGAGCAATCGCTGACTCAATCGCTCTCTACATTTTCTGGGCATCTGAAGCAGATTGGG GCTATTCGTGCTCAGTCAACATCACAATCCTTGGTCCTTTTGGATGAG GTTGGTGCGGGGACAAATCCACTTGAAGGAGCTGCTTTGGGGATGTCTCTCTTGGAGTCTTTTGCTGAAGCTGGTTCCTTTCTGACTCTAGCTACAACCCACCATGGAGAACTTAAAACACTAAAATACAG CAATGATTCATTTGAGAATGCATGCGTGGAATTTGATGAAGAAAATCTGAAGCCCACATTCAGGATACTTTGGGGAATACCAG GCCGTTCCAATGCAATCAACATTGCTGAAAGACTAGGTTTGCCCTTGGATATAATAGAAAGTGCTCGGCACTTACTTGGAACAGCTGGTGCAGAGATAAATGCG TTGATCATGGACATGGAAAAATTTAAACAAGAATACGATGAACAGCTTCAGCAGGCCCAACATTATCTTAT TCCAGGGAGCTTCATAATAACTTGGAAGTGGCGCAGAAGAATGTTATGGATCACACTATTGCTCAGCGGAAAAGAAAGTCAAGAGTAG
- the LOC100829925 gene encoding uncharacterized protein LOC100829925 isoform X3, with protein MLRLSTTLSLLSLASLSPHHPRRLVRLRALAPAASSSPSARSLCLLEWGKVCRAVASFAGTAHGREATEKQLWGVEDVSYERSRRLLQETEAAVRLLGTSGGSFDFSGLDTVTVEAAIQCVSGGSVIKGQEAMAVVSLMLFVESLQVTIRAAMRQDEESHNLLMPLTETILEAVVNKSLVKSIQDIIDDDGSVKDTASPELRRYREQVQSLESRLCQLMDRLIRNSDSEASLSEVSIVNGRCCIKVTGDKSLSFDGLLLSSGSDAGSMIEPIVAVPLNDELQGARALVARAELDALSKLTDKILLELDNIQILLQETITLDKVTARAKYSIAYDGTLPDLYLPKFEHETVNTATDWPVSATSSAQLPKKPWKVFIPNAFHPLLLQQHQENLRRIKKDVASATAEIRRRRIYGQDIAEEDQLASDLDSMKNRVSKLERNHPIPVDFMIGEETTVLVITGPNTGGKTISLKTVGLASLMAKIGLYILASEPVKIPWFDAVYADIGDEQSLTQSLSTFSGHLKQIGAIRAQSTSQSLVLLDEVGAGTNPLEGAALGMSLLESFAEAGSFLTLATTHHGELKTLKYSNDSFENACVEFDEENLKPTFRILWGIPGRSNAINIAERLGLPLDIIESARHLLGTAGAEINALIMDMEKFKQEYDEQLQQAQHYLMFIRPVRISISSI; from the exons ATGCTTCGCCTCTCCaccactctctctctcctctcgcTCGCTTCCCTTTCCCCGCaccacccgcgccgcctcgtccGGCTGCGCGCCCtcgcgccggcggcctcctcctcgccctccgCCCGCAGCCTCTGCCTCCTCGAATGGGGCAAGGTCTGCCGCGCAGTCGCCTCGTTCGCCGGCACCGCGCACGGTCGCGAAGCAACCGAG AAGCAGTTGTGGGGGGTGGAGGACGTGAGCTATGAGCGGAGCCGGAGGCTGCTACAGGAGACCGAGGCAGCCGTACGGCTGCTTGGCACCTCCGGTGGGTCATTCGATTTCTCCGGGCTGGACACCGTCACG GTAGAGGCAGCAATACAATGTGTCTCTGGCGGTTCCGTGATAAAAGGCCAGGAAGCTATGGCGGTTGTTAGCCTGATGCTGTTTGTTGAATCCTTGCAAGTTACTATTAGAGCTGCTATGAGGCAAGATGAAGAGTCGCATAATCTATTAATGCCCCTTACAGAAACT ATTCTAGAGGCCGTTGTTAATAAGTCACTAGTGAAGTCTATACAAGATATCATAGATGATGATGGTTCCGTAAAAGACACTGCA AGCCCTGAGCTAAGACGATATCGAGAGCAAGTTCAGTCCCTAGAGAGCAGG TTATGTCAGCTTATGGACAGGCTGATACGGAATTCTGACAGTGAAGCTTCCTTGTCG GAAGTAAGCATTGTAAACGGAAGATGCTGCATTAAAGTAACTGGGGATAAGTCTCTGAGTTTTGATGGACTACTACTCTCCAG TGGTTCAGATGCTGGAAGTATGATAGAACCAATTGTTGCTGTTCCACTGAACGATGAGCTGCAGGGGGCAAGAGCGCTAGTGGCTAGAGCTGAACTTGATGCTTTATCAAAACTGACCGACAAG ATTCTTCTTGAGCTTGATAATATTCAGATTCTGCTGCAGGAAACAATCACGCTCGATAAG GTCACGGCTCGTGCAAAATACAGTATAGCATATGATGGTACACTTCCTGACCTGtatttgccaaaatttgaGCATGAAACTGTCAATACTGCTACAGATTGGCCTGTCAGTGCAACTTCCTCTGCTCAACTCCCTAAGAAGCCATGGAAAGTGTTCATTCCAAATGCATTCCACCCACTATTGCTCCAGCAGCACCAGGAAAATTTGCGTCGTATCAAAAAGGATGTTGCAAGTGCCACAGCA GAGattcggaggaggaggatatACGGACAAGATATTGCAGAGGAAGATCAACTGGCGTCAGACCTTGATTCTATGAAAAATAGG GTTTCCAAGCTGGAGAGGAACCATCCGATACCGGTAGATTTTATGATTGGTGAAGAAACTACTGTTTTGGTCATAACTGGCCCAAATACAGGAGGAAAAACAATCAGCTTGAAGACGGTTGGTCTGGCATCTTTAATGGCCAAGATAG GTCTATACATTCTAGCTTCTGAACCAGTTAAAATTCCATGGTTCGATGCGGTTTATGCTGACATTGGAGATGAGCAATCGCTGACTCAATCGCTCTCTACATTTTCTGGGCATCTGAAGCAGATTGGG GCTATTCGTGCTCAGTCAACATCACAATCCTTGGTCCTTTTGGATGAG GTTGGTGCGGGGACAAATCCACTTGAAGGAGCTGCTTTGGGGATGTCTCTCTTGGAGTCTTTTGCTGAAGCTGGTTCCTTTCTGACTCTAGCTACAACCCACCATGGAGAACTTAAAACACTAAAATACAG CAATGATTCATTTGAGAATGCATGCGTGGAATTTGATGAAGAAAATCTGAAGCCCACATTCAGGATACTTTGGGGAATACCAG GCCGTTCCAATGCAATCAACATTGCTGAAAGACTAGGTTTGCCCTTGGATATAATAGAAAGTGCTCGGCACTTACTTGGAACAGCTGGTGCAGAGATAAATGCG TTGATCATGGACATGGAAAAATTTAAACAAGAATACGATGAACAGCTTCAGCAGGCCCAACATTATCTTAT GTTTATAAGGCCAGTGCGTATTTCTATATCATCAATTTGA